Part of the Benincasa hispida cultivar B227 chromosome 11, ASM972705v1, whole genome shotgun sequence genome, GCTTTCATTGCTTACAATGGATGAACCACTGCAAGCTTTAATTCTATAGCAACTGATTTGAAAATCATTTGTCGCTTTTTCCAAATTTGAAATTGGATTATAGTATTTTGGAATTCGATAAGATACTCGTTTGTAGTTCATGGGTTATTTTACTCGAAATCTTTCTGACGTTCCCAGGAAGGGCGCTTCTGAAGTTTATTCTGATTATTTATGCCTTCAATTATGCTGCTCATCATGTTGATGgatttatatatatgtgatcACATCTTATCTAGATTTTGTTGtttaattgttgtttttttgGGTGTTTTCAGTGTGAAAACGCAGCACAATTCCATAATGCAGTCGATCGAAGCCTCCACTTCTATGGAAGTAGAAACAATTTCAACTCAAACAAAAAATGTAGTTAGCACATTGCCACCAAAACCACAGTTTGATCCTCTAAAGCCTCATGAGATGAATGATGGTCGAGTTCAGTTCCGAAAAGTCTCCGTTCCTCCACATCGATATTCCCCTCTTAAGAAAGCATGGATGGATATTTATACCCCAATTTTTGACCAGATGAAAATTGACATCCGAATGAACCTCAAGGCCCGGAAAGTCGAGTTGAAAACCAGAGCAGACACACCTGACATCAGTAACTTGCAGAAGTGTGCAGATTTTGTTCATGGTTTCATGCTTGGTTTCGATGTGATTGATGCCATTGCACTCTTACGGGTTGATGAACTCTATGTGGAATCTTTTGAGATTAAAGATGTTAAAACGCTACGAGGCGAGCACTTGTCTCGTGCCATAGGAAGATTGTCTGGTAAAGCTGGTAAGACAAAATTCGCCATCGAAAATGCCACGAAGACAAGAATAGTTATTGCAGACACCAAGATTCACATATTAGGATCCTTTGCAAATATCAAGATTGCTAGGGATTCTCTTTGCAGCCTCATTTTAGGGTCTCCTGCTGGAAAAGTTTATTCAAAACTAAGGGCAGTCACAGCCAGATTGGCTGAAAGGTTTTGATCTTATAGTAATTCATGTGAGTTTCTCTTGATTAGTGATTTTTGCGTACACCAGTTGTTTGATGATGAGTGTAAAACTTTGTCGAAAAGCTTATGCATTGAAGTTTTGTCCGAGATACCGTTAATCAATCGATCGATTTTCTCAAACTGGGTATCAGGTGATTGGCCATTGCTGGTGTCGTTTTAGGTTCGTATGTTGCAAATGTGTTGATTGATTGGAGTGAACATTGATATCCATTTGGGTCTACTTTAAAAGTGTGCTTCATTTTATGAAAGAAAGAGGGGAGTTCAGCTTTTTCTGCATAACACAACTGGGTTTCAAGTTAGATTTTTCATTTAGTCATTTGGTTTGTTTATGGAAGTTAAAAAATGCAGATGATTCAAGGGGTTcgattaataatattttgggCTTACTGTGTTGCAAGAAGGTGGATGCAGTTGGAGCTATTTGTGGACTGACTTTTTCTTAGGCATGGGAAAAATGGTTAGAAATAGCactccaaatttttatttttcaaaactagCGACCTTTTTACTAGTTTTGGGCCCTTTTGTCTATCGCTGGTGAGATCAACcaccaattttaaaaaattatttttttaattattgattgtTTTGGGCCTTATGCTATTTTTTTCAactattatataatttttccaatttttatactaaatcatatatatttttaaattttttacaaattcagtcatctttaaaatatttacaaaacttTTCAAATCCTCATTCCAATGTCTGTTACCATAACtatatgaatttctaaatttctaaattttcaaataaatttactAGTTATCCAAACAATTTTCAAGTGATTAATgtgtgatttttaaaatttgagaaaaaatcaaattttgcaaaaaaaataaGTAAGATAGGAGAAATATATAGAACCTTAATTTGTTCGAGACATAAATTgggatttgaaaaattatataattgtttaatataatatttggtaaagataattgaattaagagaaaaattgaaaatatataaaatttggtataagatttagAAAGGTTACAATCTTTTAACTAAATTGTCCGATATTGATCGAAAAAAACTAGTTTAACGAGTTTCAAAAAACAAAGTGAAAACGTTAgcccaaaaaaaataataaaaatttctcaaatttacTAGTtccataataaaaataataaaaatttctcaaatttacTAGTTCCAATAGAAGCCAAATCTGGcacaaaatcaaatttagtCAATGTACAAGATTGCATTGTTTAAATCTTCCTAAACTCAAAATATGCACAAAAAAACCCAAGTCTAGCGTTGCTTTTTTTCTCCCCTCTAATTCTCACCATTCTACTTCCGacttatattttatattttattaaatgcaCCTATTTTTTTCACAGCTCTTCCATCGAAAACTTTTAAGAGGACAAATATGCaagtttaatttaaagaatGTAAATTAAACttgcatattatatctcatatcaTTTAAGCCTATGAATCTTTAGAATTGGTTAGCCgcttaa contains:
- the LOC120090515 gene encoding RNA-binding protein pno1; the protein is MQSIEASTSMEVETISTQTKNVVSTLPPKPQFDPLKPHEMNDGRVQFRKVSVPPHRYSPLKKAWMDIYTPIFDQMKIDIRMNLKARKVELKTRADTPDISNLQKCADFVHGFMLGFDVIDAIALLRVDELYVESFEIKDVKTLRGEHLSRAIGRLSGKAGKTKFAIENATKTRIVIADTKIHILGSFANIKIARDSLCSLILGSPAGKVYSKLRAVTARLAERF